Proteins found in one Deltaproteobacteria bacterium genomic segment:
- a CDS encoding toll/interleukin-1 receptor domain-containing protein produces MRPKAVPDEAFREELETHLSLLKRQGVIDVWHDRKITAGQEWANAIDENLEAAHLILLLVSADFLASDYCYDREMKTALKRHDDGTACVVPIITRPVDWSGALFGKLQALPKDARPVTTWTNRDEAWVNVAQGIRQTVEKLRKR; encoded by the coding sequence ATAAGGCCAAAGGCCGTTCCTGATGAGGCGTTTCGTGAAGAACTCGAAACACACCTCTCATTGCTCAAGCGGCAAGGTGTAATCGATGTCTGGCACGATCGCAAGATTACGGCTGGGCAAGAATGGGCCAATGCCATTGATGAAAACCTTGAAGCCGCACATCTTATCTTGCTGTTGGTGAGTGCAGACTTTCTTGCCTCAGACTACTGCTACGATAGAGAAATGAAAACTGCCCTGAAACGCCACGATGATGGAACGGCATGTGTTGTTCCAATTATTACTCGTCCGGTTGATTGGAGTGGGGCGTTATTCGGGAAACTCCAAGCCTTACCGAAAGATGCAAGACCCGTTACCACCTGGACAAACCGTGATGAAGCATGGGTCAATGTCGCGCAAGGCATTCGACAGACGGTGGAGAAGTTGAGGAAGCGGTAG
- a CDS encoding LLM class flavin-dependent oxidoreductase: MKFGLHYQLPCSPSQSPVQRYRDTIEQCVCAETLGFESVWPVEQHFNPNLSSIPAPLLLLSAVAERTTNLRLGIAVILLSLSHPVRVAEEIATLDVISNGRVEFGIGRGSIPTHFSGFGLKQAESRERMMEGLDLIRHIWTHERCSYQGKFWQVENISVIPRPVQQPHPPIRLAANSKESFEQFGRMGEPIFVAAQVNPFRKIRELLPIYHQERKAAGHPDTSGEDVTLLMPLYVGENHEQMRHDLEPSIRHFLAQVASIYAMAGPVLEGRLKEVMERVRSMTYDQMREVMAVFETPEACVERLKEFQQEFGMGRVICWFNPGGMVPHEKVLRSMELFAKKVMPHFRG; the protein is encoded by the coding sequence ATGAAATTCGGTTTACATTACCAACTTCCTTGCTCACCATCGCAGTCGCCGGTGCAACGCTACCGCGATACGATTGAACAATGCGTTTGTGCTGAAACTCTTGGCTTTGAGTCGGTGTGGCCGGTGGAGCAGCATTTCAATCCTAATCTTTCGAGTATTCCGGCGCCGTTGTTGCTTTTGTCTGCTGTGGCTGAACGAACCACGAATCTTCGATTAGGAATTGCGGTGATCTTGTTGTCGCTCTCACATCCTGTGCGAGTCGCTGAGGAAATTGCCACTTTGGATGTCATCAGCAATGGACGGGTGGAGTTTGGTATCGGGCGTGGGTCGATTCCGACACACTTCTCTGGTTTTGGTCTCAAGCAAGCCGAAAGTCGTGAGCGGATGATGGAGGGGTTAGATCTTATCCGCCACATCTGGACACACGAGCGCTGTTCGTATCAGGGGAAATTCTGGCAGGTGGAAAATATCTCGGTGATTCCTAGACCTGTACAACAACCACATCCACCGATCCGACTCGCAGCCAATAGTAAGGAGTCGTTTGAGCAGTTTGGGCGTATGGGAGAACCCATCTTTGTTGCCGCGCAGGTCAATCCGTTTCGCAAGATTCGTGAGTTGTTACCCATCTATCATCAAGAGCGCAAAGCGGCTGGACATCCCGACACAAGTGGTGAGGATGTGACACTATTGATGCCGCTGTATGTTGGTGAAAACCATGAGCAGATGAGGCACGACCTCGAACCGAGTATTCGCCACTTTCTCGCGCAGGTAGCGTCCATCTATGCGATGGCTGGTCCAGTGCTCGAAGGTCGCCTCAAGGAAGTGATGGAACGGGTACGCAGCATGACCTACGATCAGATGCGGGAAGTAATGGCGGTGTTCGAAACGCCAGAAGCCTGCGTGGAACGGCTGAAGGAGTTTCAGCAAGAATTCGGTATGGGGCGGGTGATTTGTTGGTTCAATCCCGGTGGGATGGTGCCGCATGAGAAGGTCCTGCGGAGTATGGAGTTGTTTGCGAAGAAAGTGATGCCGCACTTTAGGGGCTAG
- a CDS encoding amidohydrolase family protein: MTIPNFNDRGGCFLCNTGESEGNTNLTRRRFLSGSAIAGATFATAVTGTPSPAFARKSPARVQPPHRDCIIEASWALTYTDGKLALLPDASVRVKDDRIEEVKSGRIAGRTKRVHAHGQLLLPGLISGHTHACSASPTRGLIESGRSYARPLEVVESLTDEELDALTAYNVAELLRSGCTTHVEMSLSLRQAQSYVRIAKRWGVRGYPGGMIPGIARLFPIWFRKDDQVLRDSVQDTLKEIEANRQFGLANNNAEDGRIRPQMTPHATDTHTPETITAILAAAKELGNGIHIHLSQGAGENTAVKRLWNKRPAEWLEGLEFYSQPVFAAHLLAAEPASDLPVLVRNKVTFGHCPSANGAGGSSGLHPYPEALAAGLNTSIGIDTHSNDYVENIKLAVLYGRARARLLADKSPVPLKAPTLWDAIASATVNPANGLKRDDLGRIAVGAKADLCTIDVSGLLTGVGTVPPEPLNNLLYANGLCVRHVMTDGNFQFYDGRMVIDDEARVLQRGGAVVAKVWEQLRTEKWFEA, from the coding sequence ATGACAATCCCAAATTTCAACGATCGTGGCGGCTGCTTTCTCTGCAACACTGGAGAGTCCGAGGGAAATACCAATCTCACCCGCCGTCGCTTTCTCTCCGGGAGTGCTATTGCTGGAGCAACGTTCGCCACTGCAGTGACTGGGACTCCATCTCCTGCCTTTGCCCGTAAATCTCCAGCGCGCGTACAACCCCCACATCGCGATTGCATCATCGAGGCCTCGTGGGCGTTGACCTATACCGATGGCAAACTTGCGTTGCTGCCCGATGCGTCGGTGCGTGTCAAAGACGATCGTATCGAAGAGGTGAAATCTGGGCGTATTGCGGGTCGTACGAAACGGGTGCATGCGCATGGGCAACTCCTCTTGCCAGGTTTGATTTCTGGTCATACGCATGCCTGCTCAGCGTCACCAACTCGTGGTCTCATCGAAAGTGGGCGGTCATACGCACGGCCACTCGAAGTCGTAGAATCGCTCACAGATGAAGAGTTGGATGCGTTAACTGCGTACAATGTCGCTGAACTGCTGCGTTCAGGTTGCACGACCCATGTCGAGATGAGCCTCAGTCTGCGCCAGGCACAATCTTACGTTCGTATCGCCAAACGCTGGGGTGTACGTGGTTACCCCGGCGGCATGATTCCTGGGATCGCACGTCTCTTCCCAATCTGGTTTCGTAAAGATGACCAGGTGTTGCGTGATTCCGTTCAAGACACGCTCAAAGAGATTGAAGCCAATCGACAATTTGGTTTAGCCAACAACAATGCCGAAGATGGCCGCATCCGACCACAAATGACGCCACATGCGACCGACACACATACGCCGGAGACGATCACGGCAATCCTTGCTGCCGCAAAAGAATTGGGCAACGGTATTCACATTCACTTGTCACAAGGCGCTGGCGAGAATACCGCGGTGAAACGGTTGTGGAACAAACGCCCCGCTGAGTGGCTAGAAGGACTTGAGTTTTACTCACAACCGGTTTTTGCCGCTCACTTGCTTGCCGCTGAACCAGCAAGCGATCTGCCAGTATTGGTTCGCAATAAAGTCACCTTCGGTCATTGCCCCTCTGCCAATGGGGCTGGTGGCAGTAGCGGTTTACATCCATATCCAGAAGCACTCGCGGCTGGTCTGAACACGTCTATTGGTATTGATACCCACTCAAACGATTACGTCGAAAACATTAAACTCGCAGTGCTGTATGGTCGAGCACGCGCGCGGCTACTGGCAGACAAGAGTCCAGTGCCATTGAAAGCGCCAACCTTGTGGGATGCCATCGCCAGCGCGACTGTGAATCCAGCCAACGGCTTAAAACGCGACGACCTCGGTCGCATAGCCGTCGGTGCCAAAGCCGACCTGTGCACGATCGATGTGTCTGGCTTGCTCACTGGGGTCGGTACTGTCCCACCTGAACCGCTCAATAATCTGCTCTATGCCAATGGTCTATGTGTTCGTCATGTTATGACTGATGGTAACTTTCAGTTTTATGACGGACGTATGGTGATTGATGACGAAGCTCGGGTGCTCCAGCGTGGCGGAGCGGTCGTCGCAAAAGTATGGGAGCAATTGCGCACGGAGAAGTGGTTTGAGGCGTAG
- a CDS encoding isocitrate/isopropylmalate dehydrogenase family protein: MSPRMKSYNIVVLKGDGIGPEIIDAALRVLETVEKKLERFQLNLQFHPAGAECYRQTGTNLSPQAFAACKTADAVLKGPMGLPDVRKPDGTEAGILGGVLRNGLDLYANVRPIRLFPEVATALAGKVAGDIDYVIVRENTEGIYFSRGAGEVTPEGVRDTIVTTRTGTERIVKFAFELARKRPGAPHDGVKRVTCIDKSNVLRSYVLFRQIFEEVGKQYPDIEKQCLYADAAAQALILWPERFSVIVCENFLGDIFSDLGAATAGGLGFCGAANIGTQHAVFETTHGSAPTLTGTNKANPISAMLAAAMMLEYLGETSASEAIREAVETTCKDRRVWIDTEGCPVEGTQAVTEAIVQCIDV; the protein is encoded by the coding sequence ATGTCACCTCGCATGAAGAGCTATAACATCGTGGTGCTCAAAGGGGACGGTATTGGCCCGGAGATCATCGACGCCGCGCTGCGTGTGCTAGAGACGGTCGAGAAGAAGCTTGAACGATTTCAGCTCAACTTGCAGTTCCATCCCGCCGGGGCAGAATGTTATCGCCAAACCGGTACGAACCTGTCGCCACAAGCGTTCGCGGCGTGTAAAACAGCGGACGCTGTGCTGAAAGGACCGATGGGACTGCCTGACGTGCGCAAGCCAGACGGCACAGAAGCTGGGATTCTTGGTGGCGTGCTACGTAACGGGTTAGATCTTTACGCTAATGTCAGGCCGATTCGTTTGTTTCCCGAAGTCGCGACAGCGCTTGCTGGTAAAGTCGCGGGCGATATCGACTACGTGATCGTGCGTGAAAATACCGAAGGGATTTATTTCTCGCGCGGAGCTGGAGAGGTCACCCCTGAAGGCGTCAGGGATACGATCGTTACGACTCGGACAGGTACCGAACGGATTGTGAAGTTTGCTTTCGAGTTGGCGCGCAAGCGTCCAGGTGCACCGCACGATGGTGTAAAACGCGTCACCTGTATCGACAAAAGCAACGTGCTGCGCAGTTACGTGTTATTTCGTCAAATCTTTGAGGAAGTCGGCAAACAGTATCCTGACATTGAGAAACAGTGCCTCTATGCCGACGCGGCAGCGCAAGCGTTGATCCTCTGGCCTGAGCGTTTCTCAGTCATTGTCTGTGAGAATTTCCTCGGTGATATTTTCAGCGATCTCGGAGCGGCCACTGCTGGTGGGCTCGGCTTCTGTGGGGCAGCCAATATCGGCACTCAGCACGCTGTGTTCGAGACGACGCACGGTTCTGCTCCTACCTTGACGGGAACCAATAAGGCGAATCCTATTTCCGCAATGCTCGCTGCAGCGATGATGCTCGAATATCTAGGTGAGACCTCAGCCAGCGAGGCGATTCGCGAGGCGGTTGAGACGACGTGCAAAGACCGGCGGGTATGGATTGATACCGAAGGGTGCCCTGTAGAAGGAACACAGGCGGTGACCGAAGCGATTGTGCAGTGTATCGATGTGTAA